CCGTTTATGCAGTCGACCGCCTCGACGCCGGTGCTGGTGTTGTATATCCCGTAGCACGAGGCCATCATAACGTCGCCCCGTTCCTCGTTCCAAATCTCCCTCCCCGTGTCGGCGTCGATCGCCCGTTCGCACTGACTGAGGTAAACCTTGTCGCCGCTGAGGAGTATCATGTTCTTGTTCCTCGTCGGAATGTCGACGCAACGTCTGTCGCAGTTGTACGGCGTCCTTATCCGCTCGCAGGTTCCCCGGTTGCAGCTGAAGAGTCCGTCGATGTCGATGCACGTGATCTTCCCCCGGCGTCCGGAGCACTTCAGTGCCGGATCGGTGTCGTGGAACATGCACTCGAAGGCGTCGGTGATGTTGATGCACATCCCCATGGTGCAGTTGAAGGTGCCCGTCAGGTTCCTGCACTCGTCGGCTATGCACCGCGACTTCTTGGCGTTCTCCTGATCGATGCCGTAGCACGTCTTGTTCGCGGTGTTGGTGCAGTTGGCCAGGACGATGCTCGACCCGTTCCTCCTGAGGTTCACGTATATCTGGATGCAGGCACCCGAGGTCTTGGAGAGGCACCACTCGCCGCAGCTTCCCCAATCGCAGCCGTCCTTGTTGACGGCCCTTGTAGTCGTGCACATAACCGGCACCTCGCTGATGCCCGACTGGAACGCCCTCGTGCTCGGCATGTATATGGCGACGGTCAGGTAGACCAGGGCGACCGAGGAGAGAACCGCCGTCATCTGGCAGATGCATATCGTGCCGCATATCCGGCCGTCCTGCGGCGGTATTACGAGATCCTCGACGGGCACCGGCTTCGGCATCCTGGAGTCAGGACTCGGCGCGCTTATCCAATTCGTACGGTGTGACGATATCGGGCTTATTCGGGGCGGGAGCGACTCACGCCTCGGCACTCTCGCGATCCATCGAACCCGCTCACCCTCGGATGGTTAGGTCGAAACTGCCCCGCTCCCTCGCTCCCTCTCGCAGATATCCTCCAGGCGAAACCCCGATTCCGCACTCGGTGTACTTCCAACCCGATCGCGGATCACGCACACCCCTCGTCCTCACGCCCGCTGCGCGAACAAAACTCCGCGCACGAATCAATATTACCTGCGCAGTGTTGTGGCATACTGCAGTGACGTCACACCCACCCTACCTCTTTCACCTAGAAACCACGGGAGTTTCACACCCCCTAGGCGAGTCGAAGCCCGATCATCGATTAACGATGTTTCCAATTTTAAATCCAAAAAGTTGACCCGTTTCCGGAAAGTCTTCAGCCTTTCGAGATACGAGGTGGGCTTAATTGGTCAGGACTTCTTTTTCCACCTTTGGATATTCCGTACGATCCGCAAGTATCTCACGTAGTAATGTTTCTACGTTCCCGCGTTTCGAAAAttgtcgattatttttatttgttttttcattattggttttttttttcttatttaaaatttttttttctctttatcgcGTGTGGCACCGCATCGAACTGTGGTAACCTCCTTCTCGGGTACGCTCTGGATTATTACGGTATCGATTCATGCCAGGTAAAACTTGACTACCTCCACACACGGTATATAAAACTCGTGGATCGATACGAAAGTAATTCCGCACTTTCCAGTACGTAGAGAAAAGTTGTTACCGAGGGTATATATTagatatttatgtatatatctcGTTAAATACAGTAAGCgggtcaaatatttttatactaacAAACGCCGACGCTaggttattttttatttttttttcttcttctcttttgtGCAAATCGAACATCAAACACGAACAGAGGAAATATGTTCTATATGTTTAATGCGGGATCGGTACGAATTTACTTTGGCGCATGGAAAAAATACGGATTGTTGGTAATTACATTCGATCGAAAAAATACCGTAAAAATTGAGGTTTGTTAAAACAATGCGTCAAACGTACTTCGTATCGATGCACTAAGGTATAAGCTTACTCgctaattaatattaaaacgTCACTTACACAACTACACCACAAACAAGCGTATTTTTCTTGAGATGAGCACgattcgattttgaaaaataaaccgaTTGAATACCTGTGTCAAAAATTCGCGAACGATGTGAACGGAGCCGCGGTAAGATTACATCCAACCTTGAAAAgttatgaaaacaaaaaagaaaagttcaaTCGAGGCAAAAGTATCGCGAAACTGACGCGTCCAGACGGATCTGACGTCTGACGGAGAATGAGACGATCGCTAAATTTTCCGCTCCAGAATTGAGTCCTATTGCTCGCAATttagtaattattatattacactGGTTATAACGAAACACGCGGCGACAGGATCTTCCACTTAAATTCCAGCCTTGCTACCACACGGCAACTCGATTCCTATTAGCCAAATTACTAAATGGTTTTGACTCGGGCAAAGTCTGAGCCACTTTATGCCCTCTCATGAACGTGATATACACTTATTAACTTGTTGTTACCGCGATATCAGTCCGCCTTCTTCGCGGAACGTGGATTGTccgttgaaaaatgattaacgCCCACGACAAGGAGACAAAAAATTAGGTGGACGATAACAgcgacaaaattttcaagggttataatataatatacgctTTTATGTTCGCGATGATTTACAAAATGGAATTGCAATCGCTGAAGAAACGGGACTGATTTACGAGAAAGAAGATaagagacaaaaaataaataaaatatatacgatATGAAAACGGAAAAGGTACGAAAGAATTTAGCGACGCAGTTCTCTCATTTCCTATCGATCAGGGTCGCGAACTAACTAGCACAGCACAACTTCCCGCGGGATAAAAACGACCACCTACTGAGAATATCAAAAGAAGATGTCACCTTAGGATTAGGAAAAGAAATGTtggaaaaatgatttgaaaaaaatgttggtaaAAGACGAAGTAGAATAGTGACTTTACATGTCGCGTATCGTTCATCAGCCGATGATCGCGACAAAAGTTGAAATCGTGATGAAAACGACGtggtgaaaaacgaaaaaagcgagcgaaaaaaataacggCGAACTACCTGATGAAACGAAACGtgttaaatgaataaaatataagcaACCTGGCCCGGTGCGGTTTTCtataataataagtataaCATGAGGTATCGTCATTAGGTGTCGTTATTGCGTGACGGCCGGTGTTACTCCTGTCATTTGTTAATTATGAACGGGACCAATTAGGGAAAATTAATTCTCTCCACCGGCGTATTAACTTGGAAAATTCATATTGTTTGactgagaaagagagagagagagagagatatcgAATTCATTGGGAGAATTTTATCACACGTGTAAAAGGTGTGAATTCTTCATTGcgtaattttcaataatcacACATGTGCTGTTAAGCCCGATTTTAATATTCGCTAATCAATTTATAGCACATTATTATCACCGTACGGGAATAGCTTTGTCGCGGAAAAATGtaagtttcattcaaaatttcgagCACCTTATTGTGCAAGGAATAAACTTTCTTCCGTGCGATTCGAGCGGGTTAAGGGACGATCGATCGGTCTCGTGACCTACGTAACTTTATGCGTATACCGTTCTAACCCGCAATGAATAAAATCGAGCTAGTATTCACCCACGCACACACGCGTAAACAGCCGTAGGACTGGAGAGTTAAGGAATTCAGGGTGTATTCCTTCCCTTGAATAATTGAAGACTGATGTGCAATATTTTGGCAAGTGTCACTGACatcgaaataatgaaatataaaaattactattattattcgcgagttaaaaaattctagGCAAATAAAGAAGGCTCTAAAAatacccaaaatttttttatagttttcACCGAGGAACTTCTTCGGGTAGAAAATTTGAGCATGGGAATATTAATCAGCCGGGAGATGACGAAGATTACAAACCACGTGAGATTTTCTTTCGAGTAAGCTCGTTACGAAACTATCGTCGAAACgttgaaagtaaattttcttCATGACAGACGaagaattttgtgaaaaaaataaagttggTTAAACACGTTCACGTATCAATGACAGCGACCACCTGTCAAAATTCTGACATATTCGTACACACGAAAATTGCACAGCGTCCGAGATCACGGACGAATGATCCGTGTATGAGTTTTTAGTGGTGAAATCATCTTGTGGCACCAGTCAGAGAAATAGGGAGTAAAATGAATTGGCAATGTGtaaaaaagtgtgaaaaacGACGTAGCAACAACGTGTAATCGTATTATCAATTGTTTTACTCACGTCAAGGCGCCAGACACCGAGGGCAGGTTTTAGTCCTGGAAAAAGCTCGCGTTTGCACACACAGTAGCGAAAAGCTCCCGTAAGAGAAACAAATATGGCGGTAACCTGGAGCAACCGAAGCGCCAGCTGGGGGTTGCCGTATTGCAGTATAAAATCAATACACCTGTCACTACGACAAATGCAGTGCCAATGTTTCCCCGACTCCAATACCTGCCTAATCCCGACCCCCGGGTTCGGGGTTTCCGATGTGTGTACGTGCACGCCTCCTACTTTACACACGTCGACGGGCGATGCGCGATGTGTCCCGACACAGGATCCGCTGGGAAGTTGGCGGAAgaggatgagaaaaaaaaatatacacattgTCGGATTCTGGTGGTGAATGGGAATCGGGAAATGGGATTTCCTGGTGCTATTAAACCCGGCAGCACCTCCGCTATTGTTACGTAATCCGACATTCTGCCCTGCACGCTTCGTGCCTTTCATCGGCATTGTTCTCCATCCCCGTGCACTTTGTGCCTCATCGGGAGATAGGGAAATCCAATCACTTCCCGCGGGCAACTCGAGACTTTTAATAAACCGATCCACGGGTTGATATAAGTTTAATAAGCCTCGTAATTAGCCGATTTATGATGTCAAGTAACGCGTACGCGAAAGCGAAAAGTTGGAAAGTTGCGACGATTAAGCGTAAATCATGCCGCATCTTTGGCGCTTGTTTCTCGAACCTGGTTGTCTGGCTCGACACGCTATCGACGGTATATACTTGGAATAAATTCCCGGCCGAATAAAGAAGAGGCAGGGCTGCAGGTATCGGTGTGTGAGTCATAAATATCAGACGGATATTTCCAATATCGGCGATACCGCGGATAAACGAGAAGAGAAGAATTTCTGACGGGAAAAACTTGCTCCCTTTCAATGCTCGCGACCGAGGGGACGGGATGTGATCTTTGCTTTTGGTGAAATTAAAGCTTACCTCTGACCAATGAGAAGAGAATTCTCATTTCATCGCCAGAGTCCTGACGAATCGAAACATAACCCTGCGATATGTTTTTGCCAAATAATAATAGACAGATAGGTTGTTCGCAATGAGAAGATAAAAGTTTGAcccaatttttgacggaaacTACCACGTAAGGACTCGGTAAATTATTAACGAAGACCTTATCAGAACCTGTCACTTTCCGACTGCGGACGAACATAGGTATTCGTTTAAATTATCCGCATCACTGTATACATATTTGACCCAAATAATTCGTACACAACGACGATTGATCCGCAGATCGttcggtatatgtataaagaaaAGGATAGAACgagcgaagaagaaaaaacaattcgaTGGAGGTTAAACGACTCGATAATCATCTAAGCGTAAACTAATTTTTCCGTTTGCTCCGGCTTGGTACTTGCAATTAAGCCGGTTAACAACGAGAGGGGAAAAGGCGTTGGGATCGGTCGGTTGGGGTGGAAAAGCATTTGGCCCACATTTTGGTTGACTGGCTTAAAGCCAACGCCGATTCACTCGCATATCTCTTCTTGGAACAACACCAGAAATTGCTTAAGGTCAACCTCTCACCGTCGGCCACTGTGAATTACGTGTTCGAATTTATAAGTGGAGATTTCGCCCAAAGTATAAGCAAGATGAAAGGTAGTCGCTAGCGATACGTCGAACAGTGAATTATATTCCGTCGGACAGGAACAAGGTTGTTATACAGGGAGGAGAAACTCACCCTGCGCCTGGCAAATTCGATTATAATAGCGAACCAGACGTCGGGAAATCAGAGCTTTCATTAGGGTTCATTTGAGCAAGGAGGCAAAGCTTGAACTAACGTCCTTTACGGGTGTCAGGATTCCGGAATTTGAGTCGAGAAGCTTCGCTTGACATCTGCGGACAgggcaaaaattttaatatctcGTCGTTGCTGATTGCGGAAAGAGCGAAGGCAATAACCAACCAGAGCCATGAAAGAAGCTTCAACGATGTCCGAATGGAGTGGAGTATCTTTGGCTTTGGGGATAATTCTGCATTCTTTACTTCCGAGTCAACACTCAGCTTCCGTTCCTCGCCTGAGAGTATACAAAGCCGACCATCGCCGCAGGGAAAAAGCTCCGAGCTTTACGGAATGTCGAGAATTTGTTATTCGCCTATTAGACGAAGACTGCAAGAGGATCCTCCGGCCTGGCCTCTGGTTTCGCATCTGTAAATTCATCCAATTAGTTAGGAGGAAATTCACCCCGGTAGGGTAACGGTAGAAGACACCCGACATGGATCATCTTCCCTTTCGTTTGTCTCGTCAGATTTCTCGCTGTAAGCTCGTTGAAACAACGACGAGCCGACTAAACGCGACGATCCGTGTTGAGCTTTCGTTACGTCTGATCAAAGTCATTGTCTTCCGGTTGCAGGGAGACTGAAACTGAAGAGAGCGAGTCGAGGGTTGGTTAGCGGTAGAAGGCGCAGTATCATTGTTGACGCCAATTTCTCTCGAGCCTCTCTCTTTCGCCGACTGAGTTGAGACTCAAGATTGTAAAGTGCTCTTTGTTCCAAAGCACGAAACCCCTTCTGATTCGAGAACATTCCGTTACACCCCCCCCGCGACTGAGTGGGCGTGTATACGTCAAAGTTATAATCTACTCATTGCCTCCGTGTGCTCCTCTTCACAGAGACCCGGGAACCCCGCGGCAAAAGCTTTTCACTTATCGATAAATCGGAGATTGGCCAAGAGGCGCTTCTCCTCGTCCGCGATGGGCTGTTGAACGATGAAAATCGTCAAGCCCTTGGCACGATATCTGTTTACCGTTACAGCAAAGGGATCTTTACGCCGTTGCATTTTGTCTTCTCGTTCTTTTAATAACTAATAAGGACAGGGGtatttttcccccttttttttccaGAGACATATACCGAAAAAGTTAGGAAAAGGGGTGGAACGTGAGTTACGTATCCTGAGACGGGCAACTCGttttgaatgaataataaatagcGATAGGAGGGGGTGCGAGCAAGGGTGGTTTTGAGCTTGCACGGGGGACGCCCTGGACGCGGCGGTCGATGCCACCAGATGCCGTCGCGGCGCTGGGGTCGGGTTGAAAGTAAGCTCGCCCCAAAGCCCGAAGCCCGAAGCCTGCAGTAGCCCGGCGTCAGCCGCCGCACCAAGGATTACGTAGCAGGGTGCTATCCTCCACTCGAGGTTACCCCctcattagaaaaataaaccatACGTACACACGTAATCCTTGACTGACACGCAACTCTCCGCCGAGCAGAAATCGTTCTTGTTACCAttgttgttatatttttcatacaatacaCATGTCGTGAGATAATCGACCTGCACAGCGATCGGGCTGCTGCACACCGGCGTTGACTCGACCCGTCGAACGGACTAGTATTTTTAATCGAAATCAATCGAACGTATCAAATAATGTGGACAGTGATTGCCGATGTGGTAAAATAGTGCCCCTCGACTCCCGCCTGTTCACCGCTTCCGAAAGCGCTCGGAAAAGgggagaggaggagaaaatAACAAGGAGTCAAGGAAGAAGTGTCCGGGATACGAAGGCCTTGACCAGAGGATGAGAGGGCTTAAAAAGGGGGCACCGTGCAGCCCCGACGGTACCTCGCTGTAGGGGGTTTAGTTACCACCGCGTCACCgttgattcgttttttttttttttttttgttttttaaatcgaGCCCTGGTCAATCCGCCAGCACCGAATGAATCCCCAACGCtagatatatttttctttccttttttttttcttttccttcgggttttattttatttttacttggGTTACTTTTCGTAAAACAAGCATAAGAGATCCCTCCAGCCATGAGACTAAGCCGGAGTAAATGCTCGATGAATCCGTACATCCGTAACAATTCATTTCGGTAATGAAACAAATCGCCGTTGTAGAATtggatttttcaattgatcGAGAGGTAATTGTATTGTTaaaaaactttcttttttttttttttgacaaacgAGATAATATGCAGGCTCTGGTAACTTTGACCCTCTGAAGCGAGGCTAACCGATGTGtgtagaataaatttttagacTCGTCTACCTCAAGATCTACATTCCGTCGTTTGAAAGCAGCCGGCAACAGCTTATAAGGATCGAAGAAAGTCAGGAGAAAGAATTGATTGTAAAAAACAACACATCGCGAACGCGATCGGTTCTCCAAAATGGCGGATGACAAGGAGAACCAAACGTTCCTCCAAAAGCTACTGTTCTACACGACCGCGTTCTTCATTCTCCTCGGCACCTTCAGCCTCTTCGCCTTCCTCTTCTTGGTCCCATTCGTGATCGACCCTGCCTTCACGACCATCTTCATGCAGTTCGAAACACAGCCCGCCGAGTGTGTCACCATCGACGTGGAGTCACGAAGAGGTGAAGGCTAAGCCGTCGCAGCGATGTTTCCACGTTTCGTCTTTCACGTACTCCACGTATCGCACATACCCACTCACTCCCACATTGCCACGCCGGCCTTCTCGCGCTATCATAGGATCGTTGTCATTGTCGTTCTCGTCCTCGTAATTGAACGGAAGTTTGTCTTTGTTAACAACTGCGCAACGAAACACTATACCCAACTCCCGGACGCTTTACTGCACCGCTCCGTCGTTCTGTATACATAATTGCCTCCGCCTTCCCTCAATCTCCTTGTTATTCGCTATCCAAACTACAAAATTCCCAGCACGTTTGTCGCATTGCTTGGTATCCGTTACGTACCTGCATGCCTAGACAGCCATAACTCTTGTACCGCAGCTAATGTCGTGGCCAACTGTAAATCCGAAAGCGAAAATACTGCGTAGATAGTCACCACGGTAcggatgtaaatttttttcttatcgtcCCTGTCCGGTATGTGCTGGTAAATGCCCTTCGCGTACAAGCGTTAATTCGCCTGTCGTTCTTTAGTCGGAATTTCAACGTCGTCCGTTATTTTTCCACGGTCGAGTAATCGCGCGTTTTACAGGACGACGCGGGAAAGGAAACACTAAGAACTGGTAAACAGTAGCCAACAGGAATAAGTCagagaatttttcacacaagCTTTTGTAACACGCGCAATAACACTTGGATCCAATTTCCCTCGCGAATGGTCGGTAATTCCGTGTGACCGAGTTTCGTGCGACgctttttttattaatcttaTTTTCCATCTACTTCTTCTCCcggtttgtttttattctccCTCGGGAGATCAGAAGTAGTTTTTAGTTTATTAGCCTATCTCCGTGATTTTATCCTGGCAAGTGTCCCGAAGGATTTCGTTAGTTTGGCAAGCGTGCATCCGGCGTTAGCCTCGTAGAACCGGGAACCACTGTTAATTGTCCGTGTCTTTTCTCAATGGCCGCATAAAAGTTGATCCATCACTACAGGGTTCCTCGCTGTCCCTTGTAAATTGCCTGATGGTTGTCTATGTGTTCTGTGTGTCCGATGATAAACCGCATGAAAGTAGGAAGGTCGTCGCTATCATCCTCTCACGCACGCTTCAGGTACTCGTAACTGCTCGTGGACATCGTGCAGAGAAGGTTGTACCAAAGAGTTGTACGATTGTACGCAAATACGGGTCAACTACAAGCTCCCGGTGAACGGTACGTCGGAACTTGAGGATTCGCGACTAGTCGAGGAGGGCAGGGCGGGAGGGGGTGTCGAGGGCGACGAAGAGGCGAACGTTGCTCGTTCGCGACGTTCACGGGCCTTGAGGGAGTACGACTACGCCGAAGAGGTGAACGAGGATTTCGGAGAGGAGGATGATTTTGAGTTGGCCAAGCCCTACCCGACAGGTATATCGTTGATGCAGGTGAAACGGTACGATCTGTGCTAATCGCGCGACCGGCTTCCGGTTCGGTACCGGTCACTGACGAACACCGTCTTCGGCTCCGTAGGTCTGATGGGCAACGACTCGGAGTGGTACTTCACCGGGGCGAAGCTATTCCCGAACGTCAAGGGATGCGGCTATCCGCCGATGCTCAACTGCAGCGTTTTCTACAAGCAATACACGATCATAGGGCACAATTTTAGCTGTTACTACTCGAAGGTCGACCCCGGCATCGTCATCAGCGACTTGGACATGTGGCAGGTCACTATACGAGACACGATTATTACGCTCCCCACCTACCCCTTGGGGGTCTTCTTCGAACGCCTCCTAACCACACGATAACGATGCACCAGGTCCGCATGAACCTCGTCTACGCGATGGCCATTCCGATTCCATCCTTCATTGTGTCGGTGATTTATCTCACCATCGCCTACTTCAAAATTTACAACGAAGAGGAGGAGGTCCTGGTCGACCGCGAGGAGGTCGACGAGGGCATCGACGTCGACGGAAGCAACGCGACCCCCTTGCCGCCGACCAGCGGAGCGTTGACGCCCGGTAGCGAGGCCTTCAGAGAAGACTTGGCTAGCTTTGGGCATCAGTTGAAGGTCGCGATGGCCGACGACATCAGTAGGGAAAGTCTTGATGGAATACCAAATTCACTTTCCGTCCAGGGGTAAGCGAAGACCAAATGCTATTTCCCTCGTAGTAGCCGACCGAAGCAGTCAGGATGCTTATCGATCCCAAACGTCGACCAACTGCCAATGtaacaatgaaaaatcgtACCAACTATTTTCTCTGATCATCTTCTTATTAAATTCAGTCAGGTTTTTCTGCTTTTCCATCACTTGTCTTTGGGCTATAAATAACTGTGGCGAACTCTCCGTTCGAGTGGGTCGGAGAATAAGGGTGATTGATCGTTTCCTAGGGATACGTAAGATTAATGTCGTATAGGTAGACAGACAGAGGTGCGGGACGGGGACGAGTAAAAAACATACCGCACCGTGAGATTAGGTACGAGCTTGCCTGGTAAGCTCTACGTTGACAATGTTTCGTGAAAGCAAAACACTTCGGGGGTTTCCTAGCGCGAGCTTCGATGTTTCAACTCGTCGTAATTTCAAAGGCTTCTTCTCAAGCCCGGCCGCCGTTAACTGAGAGACAAAGCGAGCTTTCGCTCTATATCTACAAGACGGTACGAATAAAAATCAGCTTGTATTATCGAGTGGAAATAAAATCTCCAGAAGAAtgaaattcgtattttttcaaagtctaTACATCACGAAGCCCTCCAGCAGCTATTTAGAAGCGTGTACGTTGCATAAGCGAGGCAGGTGACATTTATTGAATTGGTTAATGGAATCGACATTTTCTAAATATAGAAGGTATAGACAGAACGGTGCAGATGCACGGGTTGAAAATCTATTTCTCTTCGAGGTCGTCCCgtcgctctttctctctcgtgCAAAGGGCCGTTCGAATCGAAAGCTATTACACAAAGCGTATCGCGCGGTGTACCTACTTTCAGAAAATTGCGGCTTTCCAATACGCCGgtataaatttcgaatataAATACGCGCATAATACATATTTCCCGGGATTTGCATACGAACGTAGACAGTGCAGAAatggagaaaatttatttccagtCAGAAACTGGTGTGCGTAACAATAAAAACTGAACCCGCTACGTGCATCATCGAGAGATCATAAACGGAAGACTTGAAATGCTGCGCAGAGTGCAGGGTGATTAGTTGACGAAGAACGAATTGGTCCGGCTCCAGATGTCGTTAGTAAATTCGGGTTATCCGAAGTAGCCCGCAAGCTCTCCACCCCCGATCGTTGTTTGCCTCTGGCGGTACGGCGCCGCACAGTCTGCAGAAATTCGTCTCTAGTCTGACTCTATCCGTTCCGCTAGATCATATAAACCGCCGTCATCCACCCCATCCGTATCGTTCACGAGCTCGTAGTCGCTTTGTATGGAGAGAATAGTGTATAGCTATCCGCGAAGAGACAGCTAGGGCTGTATTCGCTGCCGGAAGAAAAACAACATTCGCTTTGGTCGGGGTATCGGGAGAAGTCGAGCGGACATCCCCCTACCCCTCTCCGAGGAGCTGGAGAGGCAGAAATAAAGAACCAGCGAGTCATCCGGCCTCGATGTACGTGTCGAGAACGACGGAAGTGCTACATTGTGCAACGAGGAGGCAAACACGGTCTTTTCGCGCCGTGtttaaatttgcaaataaGAGTCGAAGGCGAGAGCATGCTTGTGAATAGAAATACAAAACCGGTTTTGGATACAGATCCTGTAACGACATCTCACCGACACTCCCAATGTCGGTAAAAGAATCTGTGTTCAGAACCGGTCTTGTATTACTACTGCGAATATTGCGaatacgcgaggcgaaaagaccgttgcCTCCTCGctgcacacgattctttatacGAGAGTATGGTACGCGTTTTTTCAAGAAGCAGGAGATTGAGGTTAGGATCGCGTAAAGTCATATTTgttcgcgacagcgcatgcgcgcaggACTTGAAAGTGGTATTTTCGGTACTCCGCACATGCGCACTCGCAGACTCACTATACAGTCATAGAAACGTATACCTTGTGCACGAAAATCACGCATGAAGAAACGCGTAGAATATTCTCGCGTTATATAAAAGCACATTTCCACCACGATAACTCGTGGACGCAGAACTGAGTGCAGGGTGGAAGACCGAGGGTATACGCGCGTAAAGATTACATACGCACGGTGCAATAAGGTACTCTAGGTTGCGTGCGACGTCGAAGGTTGAAAGTGCCGCGATATGCGTGAGAAAAGCTTCCGCGGCGAGGAAAGGACGCAGGCATCGATTCATCCCCCCGACTAGCAGCCGCCCTGAAACCCGGAGTGACTGTACCTTGCAGTAACTTATACCCGAC
This region of Neodiprion virginianus isolate iyNeoVirg1 chromosome 7, iyNeoVirg1.1, whole genome shotgun sequence genomic DNA includes:
- the LOC124309042 gene encoding uncharacterized protein LOC124309042 — translated: MPKPVPVEDLVIPPQDGRICGTICICQMTAVLSSVALVYLTVAIYMPSTRAFQSGISEVPVMCTTTRAVNKDGCDWGSCGEWCLSKTSGACIQIYVNLRRNGSSIVLANCTNTANKTCYGIDQENAKKSRCIADECRNLTGTFNCTMGMCINITDAFECMFHDTDPALKCSGRRGKITCIDIDGLFSCNRGTCERIRTPYNCDRRCVDIPTRNKNMILLSGDKVYLSQCERAIDADTGREIWNEERGDVMMASCYGIYNTSTGVEAVDCINGSVLEKSMLTDLTNFTYLSYLNVFATKPLDETRQVAPPEQDLLIANESRLLINLEGCVNTLRDECKEFLREYGKDGTDHNARARFPCFYAEGNTGIVVSRFNLERTYKEFLVAFILPSVLFIVSCLTLILCQRTVVVGDDAKMRFKGKPGAALASLEKSASGNLGDAGGGDSVMAL
- the LOC124309044 gene encoding protein tipE isoform X1, with product MADDKENQTFLQKLLFYTTAFFILLGTFSLFAFLFLVPFVIDPAFTTIFMQFETQPAECVTIDVESRRGTRNCSWTSCREGCTKELYDCTQIRVNYKLPVNGTSELEDSRLVEEGRAGGGVEGDEEANVARSRRSRALREYDYAEEVNEDFGEEDDFELAKPYPTGLMGNDSEWYFTGAKLFPNVKGCGYPPMLNCSVFYKQYTIIGHNFSCYYSKVDPGIVISDLDMWQVRMNLVYAMAIPIPSFIVSVIYLTIAYFKIYNEEEEVLVDREEVDEGIDVDGSNATPLPPTSGALTPGSEAFREDLASFGHQLKVAMADDISRESLDGIPNSLSVQGDFVYFQKLEQDDDDEYLNSTWADGGSLKRHFQGLNNISWKPH
- the LOC124309044 gene encoding protein tipE isoform X2; translation: MADDKENQTFLQKLLFYTTAFFILLGTFSLFAFLFLVPFVIDPAFTTIFMQFETQPAECVTIDVESRRGTRNCSWTSCREGCTKELYDCTQIRVNYKLPVNGTSELEDSRLVEEGRAGGGVEGDEEANVARSRRSRALREYDYAEEVNEDFGEEDDFELAKPYPTGLMGNDSEWYFTGAKLFPNVKGCGYPPMLNCSVFYKQYTIIGHNFSCYYSKVDPGIVISDLDMWQVRMNLVYAMAIPIPSFIVSVIYLTIAYFKIYNEEEEVLVDREEVDEGIDVDGSNATPLPPTSGALTPGSEAFREDLASFGHQLKVAMADDISRESLDGIPNSLSVQGNLSKTMTTSISTPPGPMAAV